One Brassica napus cultivar Da-Ae chromosome C4, Da-Ae, whole genome shotgun sequence genomic region harbors:
- the LOC125585031 gene encoding uncharacterized protein LOC125585031, whose amino-acid sequence MPKRQKKQSERGDSSVQTARLSTKGRFRKTDRSHPANREITQQWDIHDDDFYEQMRGVEICPSRFAHRDTTDALGITEDIEALFEKIGLGYIFDLHCDCYADLTRQFLASARLYHPDEDNPVADKAMFSFIVNRQFHSMTIFQLCDVFGFGKGRQSCVPDFPEHNDFWTFIASGNFISREAKQARIRSPVLRYAVRVISSVIYGKTEPAAVTKDELALLFIGAGHLWPQGADITYVSGKDINIGAVIAEKLAYFKVSDTKRCGFGAVITQILRHCGVFLPPVDRVVDKKGMYQNFFDMRALISSHYLTGPWRGSIDKSAPHIYQFQNQQGREQFVKLPDTAITELTDPGALIFLPPPPSLCTRPATLKKKGVASSSTHQQAPHDDIEEEPEDEESLFPTDFTPYMLPPAPPATASAAEINAWSIKSHQTNNSILLKMWKGICNIKKGCASQPAVSGDSDDDSGAHDTAAGPEAAEDSDDDGALERRSKRRTDRNA is encoded by the coding sequence ATGCCTAAGAGACAGAAGAAGCAGAGTGAGCGTGGGGATTCCTCGGTACAGACTGCTAGGCTCAGCACAAAGGGCAGGTTCCGAAAGACGGATAGGTCTCATCCTGCGAATCGAGAGATAACCCAGCAGTGGGATATACATGATGATGATTTCTATGAGCAGATGAGGGGAGTGGAAATATGTCCGTCGCGCTTCGCTCACAGAGACACTACAGATGCATTGGGGATAACCGAGGATATTGAAGCCTTGTTCGAGAAGATTGGCCTGGGATACATCTTCGATCTTCACTGTGATTGCTATGCTGACTTGACCAGGCAGTTCCTCGCATCAGCCCGCCTCTACCATCCTGACGAGGACAACCCAGTTGCTGATAAGGCGATGTTCTCCTTCATTGTGAACAGGCAGTTCCACTCCATGACCATCTTTCAGCTGTGCGACGTCTTTGGGTTCGGGAAAGGACGTCAATCTTGTGTTCCTGACTTCCCGGAACACAATGATTTCTGGACATTCATCGCTTCAGGAAACTTCATCTCTCGAGAGGCCAAGCAAGCTAGAATTCGTAGCCCTGTTCTGCGATATGCAGTGAGAGTGATCAGCAGTGTTATCTATGGGAAGACGGAACCCGCTGCAGTGACAAAAGATGAGCTAGCTCTTCTGTTCATCGGGGCTGGACACCTATGGCCTCAAGGCGCGGACATTACCTATGTTAGCGGGAAGGACATAAACATAGGAGCTGTGATCGCGGAGAAGCTTGCGTACTTCAAAGTTTCAGATACGAAGAGATGTGGGTTTGGAGCGGTTATCACACAGATCTTAAGGCATTGTGGAGTGTTTCTTCCACCTGTTGACAGAGTGGTGGATAAGAAGGGGATGTATCAGAACTTTTTCGACATGAGAGCACTCATTAGCAGCCACTACCTCACCGGCCCTTGGCGAGGAAGCATCGACAAGTCCGCCCCTCATATCTACCAGTTCCAGAACCAACAAGGGAGAGAGCAATTTGTCAAGCTACCCGATACCGCCATCACCGAGCTGACTGATCCAGGTGCCCTCATATTTCTACCACCGCCTCCATCTCTCTGCACCAGACCCGcgacactgaagaagaaaggagtcgCATCATCATCGACACACCAGCAGGCACCACATGATGATATAGAGGAGGAACCTGAAGATGAGGAAAGTCTTTTCCCCACGGATTTCACTCCGTATATGCTGCCACCAGCACCTCCCGCTACTGCATCCGCTGCTGAGATCAACGCTTGGTCCATCAAGAgccatcaaaccaacaactccatACTGCTGAAGATGTGGAAGGGAATCTGCAACATTAAGAAGGGATGCGCATCACAGCCAGCTGTTTCTGGAGATAGCGATGACGACTCAGGCGCTCACGACACCGCTGCTGGACCTGAGGCAGCGGaggactctgatgatgatggagccTTGGAGAGGCGCTCCAAGAGGCGTACTGACCGCAACGCCTGA